A single window of Labeo rohita strain BAU-BD-2019 chromosome 4, IGBB_LRoh.1.0, whole genome shotgun sequence DNA harbors:
- the LOC127163685 gene encoding uncharacterized protein LOC127163685, producing MDAERRIMSIRRGMRPVERYVEEFLDVCHLVSWSDAMVNTCFLMGLNDSQLLSSIPYEDRYKPVAEFINQVLTLCHSDFYVDVKDSNLSPIREHVAAPAHHQPASSTCRPNRSTPSGLPALPPVHTPSSLIVSPEIAASPPRSWPTVVASVLDPPLMSAWAATIRVSTPACTMEPAASTRTPPMARKMAAATPESARKMAAATPESARKMAAATPESARKMSAATPESARKMAAFTEPVHKMAAFTEPVHKMAHVLDSPLMAVWGAKKAIRHVTATAAQPRQATESRQATESRQATESRLDTAAVLHESSQGTAVDLHESSQVTAIPSEPSQVTAVSLEPGYASSDHPEPSHISSNHSKPRHASSDGPGLSHVLSNGPVSSHSPSDIPRSRPNMTASVLDPPQPPAAALPLMAVAIWCVWAAHCAPEAMSVHTSVSEVASGHHPAPERSSDHKPALGPPSVGEAAPMPPEVSATAVDPPMEAASLNNLSASPPILSASSISAFPRSQARRRFPAPLQLPPGLRPAPEFLSGLKSAPGLLSVGEAVPMPPEVSASAVDPPSEAALPHRLSASPFLLSTFSIPALPRSQALTQLPWKAPEPEPCPARPPEPEPCPARPPESAPPPARPPESAPPPERPPACPPESAPPPARPPESAPPLARPPARPPESAPPPARPPESASPPARPPARPPQSAPPPARPPESARPPESAPPSARPPARPPARPPESAPPSARPPARPPESAPPSARPPARPPESAPPSARPPARPPESALPSARPPESAPPSARPPARPPESAPPSARPPARPPESAPPSARPPARPPESAPPSARPPARPPEPAPYPALPRAGRTLISPKEFLGGVLLPGLSMAAWTIPLAMAPGTPRPTMAAWTIPLAMAP from the coding sequence ATGGATGCCGAGAGGAGGATTATGAGTATTCGGCGGGGGATGAGGCCGGTGGAACGTTATGTGGAGGAATTCTTGGATGTTTGtcatctggtgagttggagcgatgcCATGGTTAATACGTGTTTTCTAATGGGGCTAAATGATTCCCAGTTGCTCAGTTCCATACCCTATGAGGATCGCTATAAACCGGTTGCTGAATTTATCAACCAGGTCCTCACCCTCTGTCATTCCGATTTTTACGTGGATGTGAAAGATTCCAATCTTTCCCCCATTAGAGAACACGTTGCCGCTCCAGCCCACCATCAACCGGCTTCCTCCACATGCCGTCCCAACCGGTCCACTCCCTCTGGTCTTCCTGCGCTTCCTCCTGTTCATACTCCCTCCTCTCTCATCGTCAGTCCGGAGATCGCGGCCAGCCCTCCAAGGTCATGGCCAACCGTGGTGGCCAGTGTGCTGGACCCCCCGCTAATGTCAGCATGGGCAGCGACGATCCGAGTGTCCACCCCTGCTTGCACCATGGAACCCGCGGCGAGCACTCGGACACCGCCCAtggcacgcaagatggctgccgccacgccagagtcggcacgcaagatggctgccgccacgccagagtctgcacgcaagatggctgccgccacgccagagtctgcacgcaagatgtctgccgccacgccagagtctgcacgtaagatggccgccttcacagagccagttcacaagatggccgccttcacagaaccagttcataagatggcccacgtgctggactcacccctaatggctgtatggggaGCAAAAAAGGCGATCCGTCACGTCACGGCCACTGCTGCACAACCACGTCAGGCAACTGAGTCACGTCAGGCAACTGAGTCACGTCAAGCAACTGAGTCACGTCTagacacagctgctgttctccatgagtcaagccaaggtACAGCTGTTgatctccatgaatcaagccaagttacagctatcccttcagagccaagtcaagtcacagctgtttcaCTTGAGCCAGGTTACGCCTCATCTGACCACCCAGAGCCTAGTCACATCTCGTCTAACCACTCCAAGCCTAGGCATGCCTCGTCCGATGGCCCAGGGTTGAGTCACGTCCTGTCCAACGGCCCAGTGTCTAGTCACAGCCCATCCGACATCCCAAGGTCACGACCTAACATGACAGCCAGCGTATTGGACCCACCACAACCACCCGCTGCGGCTCTTCCTTTGATGGCAGTTGCTATCTGGTGTGtatgggctgcacactgtgcccctgaggcCATGTCTGTTCATACGTCAGTTTCTGAGGTCGCATCTGGTCACCACCCTGCTCCAGAGcgctcgtctgatcacaagcccgCTCTGGGACCACCCTCGGTCGgggaagctgcgccaatgcctccagaggtgtcagccacggctgtagatcctccaatGGAGGCGGCGTCCCTCAACAACCTTTctgcttctccccctattctgtctgcctcctctatctctgctttccccaggtcccaggccaGGAGACGGTTTCCTGCTCCGCTCCAGCTCCCGCCTGGTCTCAGGCCTGCTCCAGAGTTcctgtctggtctcaagtcagcTCCAGGGCTCCTGTCAGTTGGTGAAGCtgtgccaatgcctcctgaggtgtctgCTTCTGCTGTGGATCCTCCTTCGGAGGCAGCGCTCCCCCAcagactctctgcttctccctttcttCTGTCCACCttctctatccctgctctccccaggtcccaagCCTTGACGCAGTTGCCCTGGAAGGCTCCTGAACCAGAGCCctgtccagcgcgccctcctgagccggagccctgtccagctcgccctccagagtcggctcctcctccagcgcgccctccagagtcggctcctcctccagagcgccctcctgcgtgccctccagagtcggctcctcctcctgcgcgccctccagagtcggctcctcctctagcgcgccctccagcgcgccctccagagtcggctcctcctccagcgcgtcctccagagtcggcttctcctccagcgcgccctcctgcgcgccctccacagtcggctcctcctccagcgcgccctcctgagtcagcgcgccctcctgagtcggctcctccgtcagcgcgccctcctgcgcgccctcctgcgcgccctcctgagtcggctcctccgtcagcgcgccctcctgcgcgccctcctgagtcggctcctccgtcagcgcgccctcctgcgcgccctcctgagtcggctcctccgtcagcgcgccctcctgcgcgccctcctgagtcggctcttCCGTCAGcacgccctcctgagtcggctcctccgtcagcgcgccctcctgcgcgccctcctgagtcggctcctccgtcagcgcgccctcctgcgcgccctcctgagtcggctcctccgtctgcgcgccctcctgcgcgccctcctgagtcggctccccCGTCGGCGCGCCCTCccgcgcgccctcctgagccagcacCTTATCCAGCGCTCCCTAGGGCTGGTAGAACCCTAATTTCCCCCAAGGAGTTTTTGGGGGGGGTACTACTCCCTGGATTATCCATGGCCGCCTGGACTATAcccttggccatggctcccggAACTCCCAGACCCACCATGGCCGCCTGGACTATAcccttggccatggctccctga